The following proteins come from a genomic window of Acidobacteriota bacterium:
- a CDS encoding PEGA domain-containing protein, translating to MPASCPRRLEVEMKTTRRLSTVILMTAVIGAGVAAVPAAAESQERRPSARPSGRAAARPPGPGARPIRAVIPARSPFVVGRFYRPYGLYAGFHDPFFGPYPFPYGYAPHLSPYYGGYAYSSAVRLEVEPEETEVYVDGYYTGIVDSYDGFLQRLRLSPGEHEIELYLDGYESIRQTLYLAPGETYRIRHEMQPLQDGAQQPPRPEPVAPLPTGGSQAPAPLVQPAGVEEFGMLVVRFRPLDAVLTVDGERWVGHEGLGELVLDLGAGIHDLEVARDGHRTYRADVEVLPGEQTVINVSLPRTEEE from the coding sequence ATGCCAGCGTCCTGCCCTCGTCGCTTGGAGGTCGAGATGAAAACAACGCGTCGTCTTTCCACCGTCATCCTGATGACTGCCGTCATCGGCGCCGGTGTCGCAGCGGTTCCGGCCGCGGCGGAGTCCCAGGAACGCCGCCCGTCCGCAAGACCCTCGGGGCGCGCGGCAGCGCGTCCGCCGGGCCCCGGAGCACGCCCGATCCGCGCCGTGATTCCGGCCCGCTCACCGTTCGTGGTCGGCCGCTTCTACCGCCCGTACGGTCTGTACGCCGGTTTCCACGATCCGTTCTTCGGACCGTATCCCTTCCCGTACGGCTATGCGCCGCATCTCTCCCCGTACTACGGCGGCTACGCCTACAGCAGCGCGGTCCGGCTCGAAGTCGAGCCGGAAGAGACGGAGGTCTACGTCGACGGGTACTACACGGGGATCGTCGACAGCTACGACGGGTTCCTGCAACGCCTGCGCCTGTCTCCCGGCGAGCACGAGATCGAGCTCTACCTGGACGGCTACGAGAGCATCCGGCAGACGCTCTACCTGGCGCCCGGCGAGACCTACCGGATCCGCCACGAGATGCAGCCGCTGCAGGACGGTGCACAGCAACCGCCGCGGCCCGAGCCGGTCGCGCCGCTGCCGACCGGCGGCAGTCAGGCGCCCGCCCCGCTGGTGCAGCCCGCCGGCGTCGAGGAGTTCGGGATGCTGGTGGTGCGCTTCCGCCCGCTCGATGCCGTTCTGACCGTCGACGGCGAGCGCTGGGTGGGACACGAGGGGCTCGGGGAGCTCGTCCTCGATCTGGGCGCCGGGATTCACGACCTGGAAGTCGCACGGGACGGTCACCGCACCTATCGCGCCGACGTGGAGGTGCTGCCGGGCGAGCAGACGGTCATCAACGTGAGTCTGCCCCGAACGGAGGAAGAGTAG
- a CDS encoding Gfo/Idh/MocA family oxidoreductase, whose protein sequence is MQGPFRESISETMPVTGTARAPRGRGGGPGVTHRRPGCPPGRTGVRTDRRCRRFVPGPGGARLPRPDWRVPDNGAVPTPVHLAFLGCGFITGVHSGHLRRLADDIAPSYASRDGARAEAYRVRHGGVRSYPDYRGAIDDPGVDAVVVAVPPRFHLDLTLRALAAGKHVLVEKPAFPRMADYERVREARDRAGRVVLVGENDHYKPLAVCLRRLLADGAIGELILAHFTTLVRKFKGAGDWRNDESMAGGDAFFEEGIHWLHIANSLGPAIDSIHGFRPPPARSGPDARAKTMLAAFRYDNGAAGSLYYSREVPSLLRGVRLSKLFGRDGIITFESNGGFVVVRGRARAWPEVLLPGFRDIRGYQAMYRDFARSIRTGVPPEMSLEAAMADQRLMERIYATAGE, encoded by the coding sequence ATGCAAGGGCCGTTCCGGGAATCGATTTCCGAAACAATGCCGGTGACGGGCACTGCGCGGGCGCCGCGCGGGCGCGGCGGCGGTCCAGGTGTCACGCATCGGCGACCTGGGTGTCCACCCGGCAGGACAGGTGTCCGCACGGATCGCCGATGCCGGCGGTTCGTTCCCGGACCGGGTGGAGCGCGGTTGCCTCGTCCGGATTGGCGGGTACCGGATAATGGCGCCGTGCCGACGCCCGTCCACCTCGCGTTTCTCGGTTGCGGCTTCATCACGGGGGTCCACAGCGGACACCTGCGGCGGCTCGCGGACGACATCGCGCCGAGCTACGCCAGCCGTGACGGCGCCAGGGCGGAGGCGTACCGGGTACGGCACGGGGGAGTCCGGAGCTACCCCGACTATCGCGGCGCCATCGACGATCCGGGCGTCGACGCCGTCGTGGTTGCGGTGCCGCCGCGGTTCCATCTCGACCTGACGCTCCGGGCGCTGGCCGCCGGGAAGCATGTACTGGTGGAGAAGCCGGCGTTCCCGCGGATGGCCGACTACGAGCGGGTCCGCGAGGCGCGCGACCGCGCGGGCCGGGTCGTGCTGGTGGGCGAGAACGATCACTACAAGCCGCTGGCCGTCTGCCTGCGCCGGCTGTTGGCGGACGGCGCGATAGGCGAGCTGATCCTGGCCCACTTCACGACGCTGGTGCGCAAGTTCAAGGGAGCCGGAGACTGGCGGAACGACGAGTCGATGGCCGGCGGCGACGCGTTCTTCGAGGAGGGGATTCACTGGCTGCACATCGCCAACAGCCTCGGACCGGCAATCGACTCCATTCACGGCTTCCGGCCGCCGCCGGCGCGGAGCGGTCCGGACGCGCGCGCCAAGACGATGCTGGCGGCATTCCGCTACGACAACGGCGCGGCCGGGTCGCTGTACTACTCGCGCGAGGTGCCGTCGCTGTTGCGCGGCGTACGCCTGTCGAAGCTGTTCGGCCGCGACGGCATCATCACCTTCGAGTCGAACGGCGGGTTCGTCGTGGTGCGCGGGCGCGCGCGCGCGTGGCCGGAAGTGCTGTTGCCCGGATTCCGCGACATCCGCGGCTACCAGGCGATGTACCGGGACTTCGCCCGGTCGATCCGCACCGGCGTTCCTCCCGAGATGAGCCTGGAGGCGGCGATGGCGGATCAGCGCCTGATGGAACGGATCTACGCTACCGCCGGCGAGTGA